From Bacteroidales bacterium, one genomic window encodes:
- a CDS encoding helix-turn-helix transcriptional regulator, whose amino-acid sequence MKKKKIKKRKLIFDATGIKAFAIHLKKLRQEANITQSQLAFEASISLSQIARIETARTNPTLSTIFAISRALDIPLTSMFDFSLPENKEKEKKF is encoded by the coding sequence GTGAAAAAGAAAAAAATAAAAAAGCGAAAATTAATTTTTGATGCCACAGGTATTAAAGCGTTTGCAATACATTTAAAAAAGTTAAGGCAAGAAGCAAATATCACACAAAGCCAACTTGCTTTTGAAGCCAGTATTTCTTTAAGCCAAATTGCACGTATTGAAACAGCACGAACAAATCCCACATTAAGTACGATTTTTGCTATTTCAAGAGCTTTAGATATTCCCCTAACTTCCATGTTCGATTTTTCATTACCTGAAAACAAAGAAAAAGAAAAAAAATTTTAA